The DNA region CTCGGGCCTTGGCGGCACAGCGAAGATCAACTGGTCGCCCGGTCGTCTCGCGCTCGGCCATGATCTTGCGCTGACCGGGGTTGCAAGCCCGCAAGGCCGTTTGACGCGGCTTGGCTCGGAGGGGAGTTGGCGCGGGGCGGCCGATGGCTCCAGCGGCCAGTGGGAAGGCACTGTGCGCGGGGCCGGCCTTGCCCCTGCCAGTGACATCGCCGCCAGCCTCGCTGCCGCCGAGCGCGGGCTCGAAGGCACTATGCTCGCCCCGCTCATCGCCAAGGCGCGCTTCGGCGTCACCCGCGCTCTCGACGGTGCGAGCTTCCGCGCCGAGGGGATCATCCGCCACAAGGGCACCGACGCCTCGCTGATCGTGCCTGAGGCGAGCCTCGCCACCCGCAGCGGTACCCGCGTTTTGGCGCTCTCCCGCTTGAGCGCGCGGCTTGGCGCACAGGGCGTGTCGGGCCTCGGCGGCAATGTTTTGGCAGGCGGGGAGGGGCTACCCAGCATCAATGGCCGAATGCAGCAGCAAGCGGACGGCTGGACGCTGCGGATGGCGATGGCGGACTATTCTACGGGTCCCAACCGCCTTGCGCTCCCGCGTCTGACCGTTCGCACCACGCCGGACGGGACGATTGCGTTTGACGGCTTGGTCACCGCCAGCGGCGGTTTGCCGGGCGGGGCAGTCAACGATCTTGCCGTGCCGCTCGAAGGCACGTGGTCATTGGCGCGCGGGCTGGCGGTAGGCACGCGCTGCACCCCGCTGCGGTTCACCAAGCTGGCGCTGTCGGGCCTCGCGCTCGATGGCCAGCAAATCACACTGTGTCCCGAAAGCAACGGCTCGATCCTCGCCTATCGCGACGCGCTTAGCCTTGCCGCACGCACCGGGCCGCTGAACCTTGCAGGCACGCTGGGTGAGAACCCCGCCAGCCTAGCCGCCAATCGCGTGGTGCTGCGCTATCCGCAGCCCTTCGCCATCCAAGGCTTGGCCGCCACAATCGGCTCTGGCGGCAGCGAAGTGCGGATCGCCGCCGACAGCCTCACCGGCAGCCTTGCAGGCGATGTCACGGGTGCGTTCACCGGCGGGACGGCGCGATTGGCGGCAGTGCCGTTCGATCTCGACGCGATCAGCGGGCGCTGGAGATTTGCCGACAGCATCCTGCGGCTCGATAACGCCGCCTTCACCCTCTCCGATCGTCCGGGGGAAGGCGAAGCGCGGTTTGATCCGCTGACCGCCAACGGCGCGAGCCTCACGCTGGCCGACAACCGCATCACCGCGGACGCGTTGCTGCGCCACCCCGAATCGGGTCGCGGTGTCGCCAATGTCGCGATCACCCACAATCTCGACACCGCTGCGGGCCGTGCGCTGCTGATCGTGCCGGGGCTGGTGTTCGACAAGACGCTCCAGCCCGAAGACCTGACCTATCTTGCCAAGGGGGTCATCGCCCTCGCCGATGGCACTATCACGGGCGAAGGCCGGGTGGACTGGAACGGCGAGGCGATCACCAGCAGCGGCACCTTTGGCTCTGACGGGTTTGATCTGGCCGCCGCCTTCGGCCCGGTGCGCGGGCTGGCGGGCAAGGTCGTCTTCTCTGACCTCATCAACCTCACCACCGCGCCCGATCAGACCGTCACTATCGCCGCGATCAATCCAGGCGTTGAAGTGCTGGCCGGCAAGGTGCAGTTCGAACTGAAAAACGGCACGCTCCTCAGCCTCGAAGACGCGCGCTTCCCGTTCATGGGCGGCACTCTGCAAATGCGCCCGCTGGAGATGGATTTCAGCAAGCCCGAAGAACGCCGCTACGTGTTCGAGATCATCGCGGTGGATGCGGCGACTTTCGTCTCTGAGATGGAGCTGACCAATCTCAGCGCCACCGGTACCTTTGATGGCACCGTGCCGATCATATTCGATGCCAATGGCAATGGCCGGATCGAAGGTGGCCTGCTGCTGAGTCGTGCGGGCGGC from uncultured Erythrobacter sp. includes:
- a CDS encoding YdbH domain-containing protein, translating into MPEADAQDITVPEGSSTRRLRPRRWRSRIALGLGAAVFLGASTAWLTRERIAGNVIDSYLQQSGVPATYDIVSIGPNAQVIENLVIGDPARPDLTVRRMVIETSVGWTGPVVRRVSVEGARLFASLRGGTFSLGALDPLVFTGSDAPPALPAIDVTLSDARALLDSDYGRIGVKLEGSGRIDDGFVGSLAATAPGIGVEGCRAETATLYGKLATDNGAPRLDGPLRIGGLDCGGASLAKADIGTLMSLNSDFSAAEADFRVTGAGAAFAEFTGSGLGGTAKINWSPGRLALGHDLALTGVASPQGRLTRLGSEGSWRGAADGSSGQWEGTVRGAGLAPASDIAASLAAAERGLEGTMLAPLIAKARFGVTRALDGASFRAEGIIRHKGTDASLIVPEASLATRSGTRVLALSRLSARLGAQGVSGLGGNVLAGGEGLPSINGRMQQQADGWTLRMAMADYSTGPNRLALPRLTVRTTPDGTIAFDGLVTASGGLPGGAVNDLAVPLEGTWSLARGLAVGTRCTPLRFTKLALSGLALDGQQITLCPESNGSILAYRDALSLAARTGPLNLAGTLGENPASLAANRVVLRYPQPFAIQGLAATIGSGGSEVRIAADSLTGSLAGDVTGAFTGGTARLAAVPFDLDAISGRWRFADSILRLDNAAFTLSDRPGEGEARFDPLTANGASLTLADNRITADALLRHPESGRGVANVAITHNLDTAAGRALLIVPGLVFDKTLQPEDLTYLAKGVIALADGTITGEGRVDWNGEAITSSGTFGSDGFDLAAAFGPVRGLAGKVVFSDLINLTTAPDQTVTIAAINPGVEVLAGKVQFELKNGTLLSLEDARFPFMGGTLQMRPLEMDFSKPEERRYVFEIIAVDAATFVSEMELTNLSATGTFDGTVPIIFDANGNGRIEGGLLLSRAGGGNVAYIGELTYEDLGAMGNYAFSALRSLDYRQMRIGLAGDLAGEIITSFDFDGVRQGAGTSQNFITRRLAKLPIQFKINVRSQNFSQLAIIARGYSDPTAWGDPFDMGLLRMENGKLIMRQTETAPPPSDPATPPPKP